The Mycobacterium riyadhense sequence GTTGGGAGCGGAAGCGTCGATTGGCTTCTTCGGGGTCGGCGCCCACCTGGCCGAAGATCTTGGCCCAGTTGGTGGTTCCCATCGCGTCACCGATCCGGTCCGGCGGACCGCAATAGGCCGTCTTGCCACCCGGCGCCACCAACAGCAGCTGGTCGCAAGTGTCCAGGTAGGACAACATGTGCGTCACCAAGATCACCACGCGGCCGGCGTCGGCGAGCTGGCGCAGCATCGTCATCACCTGGTGGTCCAGTGCGGGGTCCAGCCCTGACGTCGGCTCATCGAGGATGAGCAGCGACGGGCCGGTCAACAACTCCAGCGCCACCGAGGCACGTTTGCGCTGGCCGCCCGACAGCTTGTCCACCCGGGTGTCAGCGTGCCTGGTCAGGTCGAGCTCCGCGAGGACCCGGGTGACCACTCTGGCACGGTCCGCCTTGCTGGTGTCGGGCGGCAGGCGCAACTCGGCGGCGTAACCCAACGCCTGGTTCACGGTGAGCTGGTGGTGCACCACATCGTCTTGCGGGACCATCCCGATTCTGCTTCGCAGCGAGGCATATTCGGCATGGATGTCGTGGCCCGCGAAGCTGACCGAGCCCGAACTGGGGCGTGCGTAGCCGGCAATCAGCCTGGCCAGTGTGCTCTTTCCCGCGCCCGATCCACCGATGACCGCGGTCAGCGTGCCGGGTCTGGCGACCAGCGAGATGTCATCCAGCAGTTGTTTGCCGTTGTCGACGACGTACTTGACGTTGCGCACCTTCAGACCACCGGTGCGCGTCGTGGCCTCGTCGCGGTGGATCAGGGCCCCGTCCTTGAATACCAGGTCAGCGTTGCCGATCGTGACAACGTCGCCTTCGGTCAAGATCGCCGACCCGACTCGGGTGCCGTTGACGAATGTTCCGTTGCTGCTGCGGTCCCTGATTTCGGTGCCCAGCGGTGTCGGCTGCAGCGTCGCATGCTGCCGCGACGCCAAGACGTCGGCGACGACGATGTCGTTGGTGGTGGCGCGACCGATCGTGGTGATACCACAGGTCTTGGCGGCCGGCGCGGACCGCAGCGACAAGGACTTCACCGTCCGTGTCGCGAGGTTCGACACGTCGGCCGATTTGGCATTGACCACGGTGAGCTCGGCCGGTGGTGGGCCGACGTCGACCGCGGTGAGTTCGTCGAGCGGTGCTGGGATTGGACGCTGGGGCGGGCGCTTCGCGATCGGTGCTGGCGGTGTGGGGACCGGAGGTAGCGACCATGCAAGGGTGGGCGGCCCGCTGTCGCGGACCGATCTGGTCTGCGCTGGCCGACTGGTCAGCCCATGGTGAGGGCCGATCTGGAAGGTCAGCCGCGGGCCCGCGGGATTGCCGACGTTGATGCTTTGACCGTCATGGACGTCGACTACCGGCATTCGGTAGCCGTTGACGTAGGTTCCGTTCAGCGACCCGTTGTCGATGGCCAGCCATCGGCCCTGATCGAAGCGCAGGATCAGGTGCGCGCGTGAGATGCGTGGATCCGGGATGCGTAGGTCGGCGTACAGGTCACGTCCGACGATCACCTCGTAGCCTGGTGCGAAGGAACATTGAGACCCGTCATGCCGAATTGTCAGCGCAGGCAAGGCTAGTCGGCTCACCTCATCAGTATCGGCCGGCTACTGGGTCAGCTTATTTGTGCCAGCTGTGAGTTGGCTTTGTTTTGGGTTTGCGGTCATACATAGCTCTTTCATAGCGAGCAGCGGCATCATTACGCACTAATGATCTGGCCTACCAAACCGCTATCTTCGGCGACTGTGGCGCACGTACTGCGCCGCGCTCGATCGGTCCGCCCGACTCCAAGCGCGCAGCCGGGCTCAGCCGAGAATGGCCCCGCACGCCGGTCGCCGGCCTGCGGTGCGTCCTTTGCCGGGTACACCATCCTGCGGCCCCTGGGTGCCGGCGGAATGGCCGAGGTCTATCTAGCCCTGCATCCCAGGCTGCCGCGCCGCGACGTCATCAAAGTTCTCGCCGCTGCGATCACGGCGGACCGCGAGTTCCGTGAAAGGTTCAACCGGGAAGCAGATCTCGCCGCAACGCTTTGGCACCCGCACATCGTCGGAGTACACGATCGCGGCGAATTCGACGGTCAGCTTTGGATTTCCATGGACTACGTCCAAGGCACGGATGCGTCCCGACTGGCGAAAGAGCGTTACCCGAACGGGATGCCGGCCGATGAGGTGTGCGACATCCTCGACGCCGTTGCGGGCGCTTTGGATTACGCTCACGACCGCGGTCTGCTGCACCGCGACGTCAAGCCGGCCAACATCCTGCTCACCCATCCCGATGACCCGGAACGCCGAATCCTGTTGGCGGACTTCGGTGTAGCACGCCATCTTGGTGATATCAGCGGAATCACCGAGACCAATGTCGCCGTGGGGACGGTCGCCTATGCCGCGCCAGAGCAGTTGACGGGTTCCAACATCGACGGGCGGGCAGACCAATATGCGTTGGCGGCAACGGCATTTCACCTCCTTACCGGCGTGCCACCGTTCCGGCAGTCCAACCCGGTCGCGGTGATCAGCCAGCATCTGCACGACGATCCGCCCCGGCTGAGCGACTACCGTCCGGATCTGGCACACCTCGATGACGTGTTCTGCAAAGCCCTCGCCAAGCAACCCGAAGCCAGATTCGAGCGGTGTCGTGCGTTCTCCGCGGCGGTCAGCGAGCGGCTAGCCGCTGCTTCGGTCAGTGACGTTGCGCCCCAACCTGTTGTGGCGTCGAGCCGCAAGTTTTCGCCACGGACGCGGTGGGCGGCGGCGTTGGTGGGCGCGGTGCTTATCGTTGTGGCCGCTACCTGGTCGACCCTGTACACCTTCCAGACCGAGAGTCCGACGCCACCCAAGCCCGCGCTCGCCGCGAGACCAGGTGTGCCTGCGGCCAGCCCGACTGCATCGGCGAACCCGGCCAAGGTCCTCACCGGCACCTACCAGTTGGACTACGACCGCTCGAAACGAACCACCAACGGCATCTCGATCCGCCACGATGGCGTCAAGACCGACTGGTGGGCCTTCCGTTCCGCGTGCACCGCCAACGGGTGTGCGGCCACCGGAATCCGGTTGGACGATGCCAACCACCAAATTGCCAGTACCACTGACGGCGGCCAGTCTGACGTTTTGCGTTTTGTGTCGGGATATTGGCAAGGCGCGCCTCAGCAAGATCGGGTGGGCTGTCGTCAGCCGAACGGGCCAGTGCGAGCCACTCAACAGGAAACGGTCTCCCTGTCGTTGGCGCCGCAAGCCGACGGCACGCTGCGCGGCGTTGAGACCGAGACCGTCGGCAGCGATGAGTGTGGCGCGCAAGGAGCGGTGTTGCGGGTCCCGGTGGTGGCCACCCGGATTGGTGAGGTGCCGCCCAGCGTGGCTTTGGGTGATCCCGCTGAAGTGGTCGTCGCACCCGCTGTGTCGGCCGCCAAGCCCGTCCTCGGGGGGACGTGCAACGACGTCGACAAACTCGGCTACGACCAAACCAGCAATGAGCAGGTCGTGTGCGAGGGCAACACCTGGTCGAAGGCGCCGATCACGACCGGCGTCCATGCCGCGGGTACCTCGTGCGACCGGCCCGACATCCCGGTCTTCGCCATTTCCGTGTCCAACGATGGCTATCTGATCGAATGCGATCCGGTGACCCGGATGTGGAGCCGTCACGGCTAGTTTCTGGTCGCGAACGTGCGTGTTGGTTCCGCGACACGCCGCTGAGTCCGGCATTCTGTGCACGCTCGCGGTGAGAGTGTGTCAGTCGCTGGTTCTACTCTGGTTGGCATGGCCTTTGCCACCGAACACCCCGTAGTCGCGCATTCGGAATACCGCCCAGCCGCGGCGGACGTGGAAGGGTTGGTGCGCACCGGAGCCCGCTTCGAAGTGGTCAGCCCGCACGCCCCCGCCGGCGACCAGCCGACCGCCATCGACGAGCT is a genomic window containing:
- a CDS encoding FHA domain-containing protein; this translates as MSRLALPALTIRHDGSQCSFAPGYEVIVGRDLYADLRIPDPRISRAHLILRFDQGRWLAIDNGSLNGTYVNGYRMPVVDVHDGQSINVGNPAGPRLTFQIGPHHGLTSRPAQTRSVRDSGPPTLAWSLPPVPTPPAPIAKRPPQRPIPAPLDELTAVDVGPPPAELTVVNAKSADVSNLATRTVKSLSLRSAPAAKTCGITTIGRATTNDIVVADVLASRQHATLQPTPLGTEIRDRSSNGTFVNGTRVGSAILTEGDVVTIGNADLVFKDGALIHRDEATTRTGGLKVRNVKYVVDNGKQLLDDISLVARPGTLTAVIGGSGAGKSTLARLIAGYARPSSGSVSFAGHDIHAEYASLRSRIGMVPQDDVVHHQLTVNQALGYAAELRLPPDTSKADRARVVTRVLAELDLTRHADTRVDKLSGGQRKRASVALELLTGPSLLILDEPTSGLDPALDHQVMTMLRQLADAGRVVILVTHMLSYLDTCDQLLLVAPGGKTAYCGPPDRIGDAMGTTNWAKIFGQVGADPEEANRRFRSQHQASKPPAQADEPAELGEPVHTSVRRQISTVARRQVRLVVADHAYFAFLALLPFVLGALSLTVPGSCGFRIVGEHGGTPDESAQILNLLVLAGAFMGTALTIRDLVGERAIFQREQAVGLSTTAYLLAKTGVFCLFAILQSAITTVIVVVGKGAPTRGGLVLGHGNVAATAELFVAVAGTCVASALLGLAISALVRSSEQIMPLFVVSIMAQLVLCGGMVPVTGRIVLDQLSFATPARWGYAAAASTVDVRHLVPGSLVSEDRFWQHTSKIWLFDMAMLAALSVFYACFVRWRIRLRR
- a CDS encoding serine/threonine-protein kinase, yielding MIWPTKPLSSATVAHVLRRARSVRPTPSAQPGSAENGPARRSPACGASFAGYTILRPLGAGGMAEVYLALHPRLPRRDVIKVLAAAITADREFRERFNREADLAATLWHPHIVGVHDRGEFDGQLWISMDYVQGTDASRLAKERYPNGMPADEVCDILDAVAGALDYAHDRGLLHRDVKPANILLTHPDDPERRILLADFGVARHLGDISGITETNVAVGTVAYAAPEQLTGSNIDGRADQYALAATAFHLLTGVPPFRQSNPVAVISQHLHDDPPRLSDYRPDLAHLDDVFCKALAKQPEARFERCRAFSAAVSERLAAASVSDVAPQPVVASSRKFSPRTRWAAALVGAVLIVVAATWSTLYTFQTESPTPPKPALAARPGVPAASPTASANPAKVLTGTYQLDYDRSKRTTNGISIRHDGVKTDWWAFRSACTANGCAATGIRLDDANHQIASTTDGGQSDVLRFVSGYWQGAPQQDRVGCRQPNGPVRATQQETVSLSLAPQADGTLRGVETETVGSDECGAQGAVLRVPVVATRIGEVPPSVALGDPAEVVVAPAVSAAKPVLGGTCNDVDKLGYDQTSNEQVVCEGNTWSKAPITTGVHAAGTSCDRPDIPVFAISVSNDGYLIECDPVTRMWSRHG